Proteins co-encoded in one Nitratireductor kimnyeongensis genomic window:
- a CDS encoding GntR family transcriptional regulator has translation MDHIGVDAAEPLTKTEAAYHQLRHDILATRLMPGAPLRIAALRKAYGFGWTPLREALSRLEAERLVTAESNRGFSVAPVSRAELEDLSKARLAIETTLLDESIRKGDADWEAAVVTAHYRLARCQIPAKGLSDAALHDWVEKHQAFHEALLSAADATWLKHFYAQIWGQLCRHHIFLTVTPTLRAAAGAEEGYETAIDALDTAMSLDQHTQLMELALDRNLDGALTLMREHVGLTVDVFTLADLEGPIWRA, from the coding sequence GTGGATCACATCGGGGTGGATGCCGCAGAACCGTTGACCAAGACGGAAGCGGCCTATCATCAGCTTCGGCACGATATTCTGGCGACTCGTTTGATGCCGGGAGCGCCCTTGCGGATCGCTGCCTTGCGCAAGGCCTATGGTTTTGGCTGGACGCCGCTGCGTGAAGCGCTTTCGCGTCTGGAAGCCGAGCGACTCGTGACGGCTGAGAGCAATCGGGGCTTTTCGGTTGCGCCGGTTTCGCGTGCGGAATTGGAGGACCTTTCCAAGGCCCGCCTGGCGATCGAGACCACGCTTCTCGACGAATCCATTCGCAAGGGCGATGCCGATTGGGAAGCGGCGGTGGTGACTGCGCATTACCGCCTCGCACGCTGCCAGATCCCCGCCAAAGGCCTCTCTGATGCTGCCCTGCATGACTGGGTGGAGAAGCATCAGGCATTTCACGAGGCGCTGCTTTCGGCAGCAGACGCGACCTGGCTCAAACATTTCTATGCGCAGATCTGGGGGCAGTTGTGCCGGCATCACATTTTCCTCACTGTGACGCCGACCCTGCGCGCTGCAGCAGGGGCTGAAGAAGGGTATGAAACGGCCATCGACGCGCTCGATACGGCTATGTCCCTTGACCAGCACACGCAACTCATGGAGCTTGCCCTGGATCGCAACCTGGATGGGGCGCTTACACTGATGAGAGAGCATGTGGGGCTGACGGTTGATG
- a CDS encoding ABC transporter substrate-binding protein: protein MTVKSRLSLRGIVAAGAMALGLSSASAEPIRIGIANFGEHPQLNTAIQGFKDALAAGGYEEGKDVVYSESHTNFDASLVPQMVAKLQAEGPVLMYTVTTPVSQIAKKALSGSGIPIVFSAVTDPVAAKLVPSWEAGDEGMTGATDLQDVAAVMEFAKKLVPDAKRIGQPYNPGEANDVALLEKVQAAAPNAGFEVVAVGVDNVNDIQQRIASLAGKADVIYTPASNLLQPAIAAVSAAARQAGIPIINSDDGAVSDGVVPASFAVNYQQVGLNAGKIALQILNGTDPKTIPPMNPAYEDHAPRISKKAMAAFGIEIPEEFADCDCIVE, encoded by the coding sequence ATGACTGTAAAATCACGCTTATCGCTGCGCGGCATTGTGGCTGCCGGAGCCATGGCGCTTGGTCTCAGCTCCGCCAGCGCGGAACCGATCCGCATCGGTATCGCCAATTTCGGCGAGCACCCGCAGCTCAACACCGCCATTCAGGGTTTCAAGGACGCCCTCGCCGCCGGTGGCTATGAGGAAGGCAAGGACGTTGTCTATTCCGAAAGCCATACGAATTTCGACGCCTCGCTTGTCCCGCAGATGGTTGCCAAACTGCAGGCCGAGGGCCCGGTTCTGATGTACACGGTCACAACACCCGTCTCGCAGATCGCAAAGAAGGCCCTTTCTGGTTCCGGAATCCCGATTGTCTTCTCTGCCGTCACCGATCCGGTCGCTGCCAAGCTCGTTCCTTCCTGGGAAGCGGGCGATGAAGGTATGACCGGCGCGACCGACCTCCAGGATGTTGCAGCCGTCATGGAATTCGCCAAGAAGCTTGTTCCCGATGCAAAGCGTATCGGCCAGCCCTACAATCCGGGCGAGGCCAACGATGTCGCCCTGCTTGAAAAGGTTCAGGCTGCCGCGCCGAATGCCGGCTTCGAGGTCGTTGCGGTCGGCGTCGACAATGTGAACGACATCCAGCAGCGCATTGCCTCTCTGGCGGGGAAGGCCGACGTGATCTACACGCCCGCCTCAAACCTCCTTCAGCCGGCCATTGCAGCCGTTTCTGCCGCTGCGCGGCAGGCCGGCATTCCGATCATCAATTCCGATGATGGCGCCGTGTCGGATGGCGTTGTTCCGGCAAGCTTTGCAGTGAACTACCAGCAGGTCGGCCTCAACGCCGGCAAGATCGCCCTGCAGATTCTCAACGGGACCGACCCCAAGACTATCCCGCCGATGAACCCGGCCTATGAGGATCACGCTCCGCGCATCTCGAAAAAGGCTATGGCTGCCTTTGGCATTGAGATCCCCGAAGAGTTTGCCGACTGCGACTGCATCGTCGAGTAA
- a CDS encoding ABC transporter ATP-binding protein, whose amino-acid sequence MLEIRTARKVFYRGQPDEKIALDGLDLTLNTGEFGVVIGSNGAGKSSMLNAVSGSLALDSGQILINGDDMTGLPVHKRAKRIARVFQDPMLGTAASMTVAENMLLAELRNSRRTLRHGLNAKRLADYRERLAILGLGLEDRLNTRVDLLSGGQRQSLSLIMAVGGSPDLLLLDEHTAALDPRTADIVMQATVRAVEALKLTTLMVTHNMQHAVDFGHRVIMLNAGRVHLEIGGEEKTDVTVSDLIGHFATKTDSMLLAS is encoded by the coding sequence GTGCTGGAAATCCGTACCGCACGCAAAGTGTTCTATCGGGGACAACCCGATGAAAAGATCGCCCTCGATGGGCTTGATCTCACCCTCAACACCGGAGAATTCGGCGTGGTGATCGGCTCAAACGGAGCCGGGAAAAGCAGCATGCTCAATGCCGTTTCAGGTTCGCTCGCACTCGATTCCGGACAGATCCTCATCAATGGCGACGACATGACGGGCCTGCCGGTTCACAAGCGCGCCAAGCGAATTGCACGCGTGTTTCAGGACCCTATGCTCGGCACCGCCGCCAGCATGACGGTGGCCGAAAACATGCTGCTTGCCGAATTGCGCAACTCCAGGCGCACGCTTCGTCATGGCCTCAATGCAAAGCGCCTGGCCGACTACCGCGAGCGCCTGGCCATTTTGGGCCTCGGGCTCGAGGACCGTCTCAACACACGCGTCGATCTTTTGTCCGGTGGTCAGCGCCAGTCGCTCTCGCTCATCATGGCGGTGGGCGGCTCGCCCGATCTCCTTCTCCTCGACGAGCACACGGCAGCGCTGGACCCGCGAACCGCCGACATCGTGATGCAGGCAACCGTTCGCGCCGTCGAAGCGCTGAAACTGACCACGCTCATGGTCACCCACAACATGCAGCACGCCGTGGATTTCGGTCACCGCGTCATCATGCTCAATGCCGGTCGCGTGCATCTGGAAATCGGCGGAGAAGAAAAGACCGATGTGACCGTGTCCGACTTGATCGGCCATTTCGCCACCAAGACCGACAGCATGTTGCTCGCGAGCTGA
- a CDS encoding ABC transporter permease codes for MDFLQTTLTSFVALIPVTLAQSLILGFVVAGIMIPFRMLSFPDLTSEGAFPLGGCVCGVALAAGLGPLTAIGLALLTGFIAGCCTAFIHLRFRIHTLLAGILVMTMLYSVNLRIMGRSNLSVFGTETIFDWVPFVQPGFPLAKIIAVGVITLVIFLALNFFFTTEKGTAVRAVGANPVMAEAQGINVWAATIGGIGLAGAFSAFSGALMVQSQGFADVNMGLGILINGLAALMIGEAIVGKATVWRQLLAPFAGAMVYYQLVSLCLAAGMPPPDLKLATGAFVLLMLALPTLRAARGRQAATPRESFRE; via the coding sequence ATCGACTTCCTGCAAACCACGCTCACAAGCTTCGTTGCCCTCATACCGGTCACCCTCGCGCAAAGCCTTATCCTCGGCTTTGTCGTGGCCGGCATCATGATCCCCTTCCGCATGCTGAGCTTTCCCGATCTCACCAGCGAGGGCGCGTTCCCGCTCGGCGGGTGCGTGTGCGGCGTCGCACTCGCAGCCGGCCTCGGTCCACTGACGGCCATCGGACTGGCATTGCTCACCGGTTTCATCGCCGGCTGCTGCACGGCTTTTATCCATCTGCGCTTCCGCATCCACACGCTTCTGGCCGGCATTCTCGTGATGACCATGCTTTACAGCGTGAACCTGCGCATCATGGGCCGCTCCAACCTTTCGGTATTCGGCACGGAAACCATATTCGACTGGGTGCCGTTCGTGCAGCCGGGTTTCCCGCTCGCCAAGATCATCGCCGTGGGCGTCATCACGCTTGTCATCTTCCTGGCGCTCAACTTCTTCTTCACGACCGAGAAGGGCACCGCGGTGCGCGCCGTCGGCGCCAATCCGGTGATGGCGGAAGCGCAGGGGATCAATGTCTGGGCGGCAACCATCGGCGGCATTGGGCTTGCCGGCGCGTTCTCGGCCTTCAGCGGTGCGCTGATGGTGCAGTCGCAGGGCTTTGCCGACGTGAATATGGGCCTCGGCATCCTCATAAACGGCCTTGCGGCCCTGATGATCGGCGAGGCCATCGTCGGCAAGGCAACCGTATGGCGGCAGCTTCTCGCTCCGTTTGCCGGTGCAATGGTCTACTACCAGCTCGTCTCGCTCTGTCTGGCGGCCGGCATGCCACCGCCCGATCTTAAGCTAGCCACCGGCGCCTTCGTGCTCTTGATGCTCGCCCTGCCCACACTGCGCGCCGCGCGCGGCCGGCAGGCGGCAACCCCGCGAGAGAGCTTCCGCGAATAA
- a CDS encoding Trm112 family protein, translating into MQVEDEDGKGTALDPKLLELLVCPLTKGSLRWDAEKSELISKSAKLAYPVRDGIPIMLPSEARPLD; encoded by the coding sequence ATGCAGGTTGAAGATGAAGACGGAAAGGGGACGGCACTGGATCCCAAGCTGCTGGAACTTCTTGTCTGCCCGTTGACCAAGGGCTCTCTGCGCTGGGACGCTGAGAAGAGCGAACTGATCTCGAAAAGCGCAAAGCTTGCCTATCCGGTGCGCGACGGGATCCCGATCATGCTGCCCTCGGAGGCGCGGCCCCTCGATTGA
- a CDS encoding LON peptidase substrate-binding domain-containing protein has protein sequence MKAGNSSYRSGRDIDSVIPVFPLSAALLLPGGRLPLNIFEPRYLAMTDHALSGSRLIGMVQPRLDGAKKVDGEPELCDVGCVGRLGSVSETGDGRYLITLIGICRFRVLEELKVKTPFRQCRILPFEADLHDGPDEPEVDRSALLKALRAYLDANNLEADWDSVHQAEDASLVNALSMMVPYGPAEKQALLEAPDLKTRADTLIAITEIVLAQGGGEAGHRLQ, from the coding sequence GTGAAGGCAGGCAATAGTTCCTACCGCAGCGGGCGGGATATCGACAGTGTGATCCCTGTGTTTCCACTGTCGGCGGCCCTACTCTTGCCGGGTGGGCGATTACCGCTGAATATTTTTGAACCGCGCTATCTCGCCATGACCGACCACGCGCTCTCCGGATCGCGCCTGATCGGAATGGTTCAGCCGCGTCTCGACGGGGCGAAAAAGGTGGATGGCGAACCTGAACTCTGTGATGTGGGATGCGTCGGGCGCCTCGGCTCGGTTTCGGAAACCGGTGATGGAAGATATCTCATAACATTGATCGGGATCTGCCGTTTCAGGGTGTTGGAGGAATTGAAGGTCAAGACGCCGTTCCGCCAGTGCCGCATACTGCCGTTCGAGGCCGATCTGCATGATGGACCGGATGAACCAGAGGTGGACCGCAGCGCGCTTTTGAAGGCATTGCGTGCCTATCTCGATGCCAACAATCTGGAAGCGGACTGGGACAGTGTGCATCAGGCGGAAGATGCCAGTCTTGTGAATGCGCTGTCGATGATGGTGCCCTATGGACCGGCTGAAAAGCAGGCGCTGCTGGAAGCACCCGATCTGAAAACCCGGGCGGACACACTGATCGCAATTACGGAAATTGTTTTGGCGCAGGGCGGTGGAGAAGCCGGGCACCGGCTCCAATAG
- the trxA gene encoding thioredoxin yields the protein MTNGDNPYGKSGNYGAGGAQYTTNVDFGGAAPSDASAAPASAGFSLSDAPPSPAGDLIRETTTANFTADVIQESRNQPVLVDFWAPWCGPCKQLTPIIENAVRAAGGKVKLVKMNIDEHPAIAGQLGVQSIPAVFAFKDGQPVDGFMGALPESQVKAFIDKLVAGAGGDEIAGALEAAREALANGDQQMAAQIYSAVLQRDAENVDAIGGLADLLFEAGQKEQAAQVLAQVPEKHKDAAPIAAVQAKIALAEQVADLGDSAALEQRLASDPNDHQARFDLALLQNAKGDRTAAAESLLTIIRTDREWQDDGARAQLLKFFEAWGATDPATLAARRKLSSLLFS from the coding sequence ATGACCAACGGCGACAATCCATACGGAAAGTCCGGAAATTACGGCGCTGGTGGTGCGCAATATACAACGAATGTGGATTTTGGGGGCGCAGCGCCTTCCGATGCGTCTGCAGCGCCCGCGAGCGCGGGGTTTTCACTGTCCGATGCGCCACCGTCGCCGGCAGGCGACCTGATCAGGGAGACGACCACCGCCAATTTCACCGCTGACGTTATCCAGGAATCGCGCAATCAGCCGGTGCTGGTCGATTTCTGGGCGCCCTGGTGTGGACCCTGCAAGCAATTGACGCCGATTATCGAAAATGCGGTGCGGGCGGCCGGAGGCAAGGTGAAGCTCGTCAAGATGAACATCGACGAGCATCCCGCCATTGCCGGACAGCTTGGGGTGCAGTCAATCCCGGCGGTGTTTGCGTTCAAGGATGGCCAGCCGGTGGATGGCTTTATGGGCGCGCTGCCTGAAAGCCAGGTCAAGGCATTCATCGACAAGCTGGTTGCCGGTGCCGGTGGCGATGAAATCGCTGGTGCGCTTGAGGCGGCGAGAGAAGCGCTCGCCAATGGCGACCAGCAGATGGCGGCGCAGATCTACTCGGCGGTTCTCCAGCGGGATGCGGAGAATGTCGATGCCATCGGCGGACTGGCCGATCTTCTCTTCGAGGCCGGCCAGAAAGAACAGGCTGCACAGGTGCTCGCCCAGGTTCCCGAAAAGCACAAGGATGCCGCCCCCATCGCTGCCGTGCAGGCCAAGATTGCACTTGCCGAACAGGTGGCTGACCTTGGGGACAGCGCCGCGCTTGAGCAGCGCCTTGCCTCGGACCCGAACGATCATCAGGCGCGGTTCGATCTGGCGCTTTTGCAGAATGCCAAGGGAGATCGCACGGCGGCGGCCGAAAGCCTGCTGACCATCATTCGCACGGATCGCGAATGGCAGGATGACGGCGCGCGGGCGCAACTTCTCAAATTCTTTGAAGCATGGGGAGCCACGGACCCGGCTACTCTGGCGGCAAGGCGGAAACTCTCGTCGTTGCTGTTCTCATAA
- a CDS encoding prolyl-tRNA synthetase associated domain-containing protein, producing METETHRHPALFTVADSQGLRGEIPGGHTKNLFLKDKKDNFFLVTVGENAVVDLKSLAGKIGAASRVSFGKPDKLLEYLGVVPGAVSVFGVINDIENKVTVVLDADLMDNTVINAHPLTNEATTSIARDDLMRFLEAVGHRPLVLKVSE from the coding sequence ATGGAGACCGAGACGCATCGTCACCCGGCTCTTTTCACCGTGGCCGATTCGCAGGGATTGCGGGGTGAAATACCCGGTGGGCATACGAAAAACCTGTTCCTGAAGGACAAGAAGGACAATTTCTTTCTCGTCACGGTGGGTGAGAATGCGGTGGTCGATCTGAAATCTCTTGCAGGAAAGATCGGTGCGGCAAGTCGGGTTTCCTTCGGTAAACCTGACAAGCTTTTGGAGTATCTGGGCGTCGTGCCCGGTGCGGTCAGCGTTTTCGGTGTAATCAATGATATCGAGAACAAGGTGACGGTGGTGCTCGACGCGGATTTGATGGACAATACCGTCATAAATGCGCATCCGCTGACCAATGAGGCGACCACGTCGATCGCCCGCGATGATCTGATGCGCTTTCTCGAGGCGGTGGGGCATCGCCCGCTCGTCTTGAAAGTGTCGGAGTGA
- a CDS encoding VOC family protein: MAKCIHTMIRVLDEEKSVAFYKAGFGLEVADRFDFDGFTLVYLRNAEADFEVELTINKERTEPYELGDGYGHLAVAVDDLDAEHARFREAGLKPRDIVAFEREGSLLARFFFVQDPDGYKIEVLQKHGRYR; encoded by the coding sequence TTGGCCAAGTGTATTCACACCATGATCCGCGTCTTGGACGAGGAGAAATCCGTGGCGTTTTACAAGGCGGGGTTCGGGCTCGAAGTGGCTGACCGGTTCGATTTTGATGGCTTCACCCTCGTTTACCTGCGCAATGCGGAAGCCGACTTCGAGGTGGAACTAACCATCAACAAGGAGCGGACCGAACCCTATGAATTGGGGGACGGCTATGGCCATCTCGCGGTCGCCGTGGATGACCTCGATGCAGAGCACGCCCGTTTCAGGGAGGCGGGGCTGAAGCCGCGCGACATCGTGGCATTCGAGCGCGAGGGCTCTCTTCTGGCCCGGTTTTTCTTTGTGCAAGATCCTGACGGTTACAAGATCGAAGTCTTGCAGAAGCACGGCCGCTATCGCTGA
- a CDS encoding TAXI family TRAP transporter solute-binding subunit — MALAQQPQFFRIGTGGTAGTYYPIGGLIANAISNPPGSRPCEEGGSCGVPGLIATALSANGSVANVNAIAGGSLESGFSQSDVATWAHSGTGIWEDREPVEKLRAIANLYPETIHLVASAESGIDSVDDLKGKRVSLDEPGSGTLVDARIILNAYGLSEEDVEAHYLKPDQAAERMRDGAMDAFFFVGGFPAGAIAELASQHDITLVSIAGDEAAEVTGEHGFFAANTVPGGTYEGVDGDVTTLSVGAQWITSADQPDELIYEITKALWNDNTRKLLDAGHLKGRQITKETALDGVGIPLHPGAEKFYREAGVLSE; from the coding sequence ATGGCCCTTGCGCAGCAGCCCCAGTTTTTCCGCATTGGCACTGGCGGCACCGCCGGAACCTACTATCCGATTGGCGGTCTCATCGCCAACGCGATCTCCAACCCGCCCGGCTCGCGCCCCTGCGAGGAAGGCGGCTCTTGCGGCGTGCCCGGCCTGATCGCCACGGCACTTTCGGCCAATGGCTCGGTGGCGAATGTGAACGCAATTGCTGGTGGTTCGCTTGAATCCGGCTTCTCGCAGTCGGATGTGGCCACCTGGGCGCATAGCGGCACCGGCATCTGGGAAGACCGTGAGCCGGTCGAGAAGCTGCGCGCGATTGCCAATCTCTACCCCGAGACCATTCACCTTGTCGCGAGCGCCGAAAGCGGCATCGACAGCGTGGATGATCTGAAAGGCAAGCGCGTCTCGCTCGACGAGCCGGGCTCCGGCACCCTCGTTGACGCCCGCATCATCCTCAACGCCTACGGTCTTTCCGAAGAGGATGTGGAAGCGCATTACCTCAAGCCCGATCAGGCAGCAGAACGTATGCGCGACGGCGCGATGGATGCCTTTTTCTTTGTTGGCGGCTTTCCGGCCGGCGCCATTGCCGAACTCGCCAGCCAGCACGACATCACGCTTGTCTCCATCGCCGGCGATGAAGCAGCCGAGGTCACCGGCGAGCATGGCTTCTTTGCAGCCAACACCGTGCCCGGCGGAACCTATGAAGGCGTCGATGGCGATGTGACCACGCTTTCGGTTGGTGCCCAGTGGATCACCAGCGCGGATCAACCCGATGAGTTGATCTACGAGATCACCAAGGCGCTGTGGAACGACAACACCCGCAAGCTTCTTGATGCCGGGCACCTCAAGGGCCGTCAGATCACGAAGGAAACCGCGCTCGACGGTGTTGGCATCCCGCTCCATCCGGGTGCGGAGAAGTTTTACCGTGAAGCAGGCGTACTGAGCGAATAA
- a CDS encoding TRAP transporter permease produces the protein MAQKPETDRAEALTEEEMKALEEQFDSEVRFRPLPTLLGWLAAAALFILSCYHYYTSGYGIPQATTHRGVHLAFTLALIFIFFAVWHQPREPRRGFLAPLGLPLLDWVFAIAGAVSALYVPWIFNELAFRVGDPLPIDVFMGTVLIAVLLEATRRAMGWPLPVIALLFIAYAYFGQSMPGILAHPGASWDNIVNHLYLTSQGIYGTALGVISTYVFHFVLFGVLATRIGLGQLFIDLASALAGRYSGGPAKVSVLSSAMLGSISGSSIANTVTTGSLTIPAMIRIGYPRHFAAAVEAASSTGGQITPPVMGAVAFLMIEYLGVPLTTILTAALVPAFMHFFGVLVQVHLEARRRGLRGLTKDELPVAWTVFKAGWLTTLPLFVLVAILLSGKTPYLAAFWGITACLLVLVIQNFLRHDVKTAVTESVRETWEGFVVGAKYSLSVTAAAALVGVIIGVVTLTGVGFKIAYMVTSVAAGWAQSVADSLAFLPFELFSVPTLTLLFTLIMTAIVCVLMGCGIPTTANYLIMIAVAAPILSLLGVEPIVAHFFVFYFGVLADITPPVALAAYAAAGIAGANAFKAGNTAFRLGMGKALVPFVFVFSPSMLLVTDSFTWSEFFVATIGAMLGIWMLSAAFTSWLFAPLRLYERLLLAFSAILFVAPDLYATLAGAVIALPVFVRQMMTRGETSSSSP, from the coding sequence ATGGCCCAGAAACCTGAAACAGATCGAGCCGAAGCGCTGACCGAAGAGGAAATGAAGGCGCTTGAGGAGCAGTTCGATTCGGAGGTTCGCTTCAGACCCCTGCCCACGCTGCTCGGTTGGCTCGCTGCTGCCGCGCTGTTCATCCTCTCCTGCTATCATTACTACACATCGGGCTACGGCATTCCGCAGGCGACAACGCATCGCGGCGTGCACCTGGCATTCACCCTCGCTCTCATCTTCATCTTCTTTGCCGTATGGCACCAGCCACGCGAACCGCGCCGCGGGTTTCTCGCGCCGCTAGGCTTGCCGTTGCTCGATTGGGTGTTCGCCATTGCAGGTGCCGTATCGGCGCTCTACGTCCCCTGGATTTTCAACGAACTGGCTTTCCGCGTCGGCGATCCGTTGCCCATCGACGTCTTCATGGGCACCGTTCTTATCGCCGTGTTGTTGGAGGCGACACGCCGCGCCATGGGCTGGCCTCTGCCCGTCATCGCGCTGCTCTTCATTGCCTATGCCTATTTCGGCCAGTCGATGCCCGGCATTCTCGCCCATCCGGGTGCCAGCTGGGACAACATCGTCAACCATCTTTATCTGACCAGCCAGGGCATCTACGGCACTGCGCTCGGCGTCATCTCGACTTATGTGTTTCACTTCGTGCTGTTTGGCGTACTGGCCACCCGGATCGGCCTCGGGCAGCTCTTCATCGATCTCGCTTCGGCTCTGGCCGGGCGCTATTCAGGCGGGCCCGCCAAAGTGTCCGTGCTCTCCTCCGCGATGCTCGGCTCGATCTCCGGTTCATCCATCGCCAATACGGTGACAACCGGCTCGCTCACCATCCCGGCAATGATCCGCATCGGCTATCCACGCCACTTTGCTGCAGCCGTGGAAGCGGCAAGCTCCACCGGCGGCCAGATCACCCCGCCGGTCATGGGCGCTGTCGCCTTCCTGATGATCGAATATCTGGGTGTGCCGCTCACCACCATCCTGACCGCCGCGCTCGTGCCAGCCTTCATGCACTTCTTCGGCGTTCTCGTGCAGGTGCATCTTGAGGCGCGCCGCCGTGGGCTTCGCGGTCTCACCAAGGATGAGCTTCCGGTCGCGTGGACCGTCTTCAAGGCGGGCTGGCTCACCACGCTGCCGCTCTTCGTGCTGGTCGCCATTCTTCTTTCCGGCAAAACCCCTTATCTTGCGGCCTTCTGGGGCATCACGGCGTGTCTGCTCGTGCTCGTCATCCAGAATTTCCTGCGCCACGATGTGAAAACGGCCGTCACCGAAAGCGTCCGCGAGACTTGGGAAGGCTTCGTCGTTGGCGCGAAATATTCGCTCTCCGTCACCGCTGCCGCAGCCCTTGTCGGCGTTATCATCGGCGTCGTCACGCTCACGGGCGTCGGCTTCAAGATCGCCTATATGGTTACTTCGGTTGCCGCCGGCTGGGCGCAAAGCGTGGCAGACAGCCTCGCCTTCCTGCCATTCGAGCTCTTCAGCGTGCCCACGCTGACTCTGCTCTTCACGCTCATCATGACAGCCATCGTCTGCGTGTTGATGGGCTGCGGCATTCCCACAACAGCCAATTACCTCATCATGATCGCGGTCGCGGCTCCAATTCTCAGCCTGCTCGGTGTCGAGCCGATCGTAGCGCACTTCTTCGTGTTCTATTTCGGGGTTCTGGCAGATATCACGCCGCCCGTTGCGCTTGCGGCCTACGCAGCGGCGGGCATTGCCGGCGCGAATGCCTTCAAAGCAGGCAACACCGCGTTCCGGCTGGGCATGGGCAAGGCGCTGGTGCCGTTCGTCTTCGTCTTCTCCCCCTCCATGTTGCTCGTCACCGACAGCTTCACCTGGAGTGAATTCTTCGTGGCGACGATCGGAGCGATGCTCGGCATCTGGATGCTCTCGGCAGCATTCACGAGCTGGCTATTCGCCCCGCTTCGCCTTTATGAGCGGCTTCTTCTGGCCTTCTCTGCGATCCTCTTTGTCGCACCCGATCTCTATGCCACATTGGCGGGCGCGGTCATTGCTCTGCCCGTGTTCGTGCGACAGATGATGACCCGCGGAGAAACCAGCTCCTCCAGTCCCTGA
- a CDS encoding helix-turn-helix domain-containing protein produces MPSDETNRLASLDVFQAGVRNVCGQFLVSPPDGARDMRGVISLKRRQALSVAVVRNSAARINRDWRCIRQDSAEHLFLVLQKSGHSVMRQGDADVRLAPGDFIMIDSAYPSRFLYGDSGSLQYSVHLNRSEFAHRFGTAALGGCPIPGSTEIGMALRATIDRMVNTEDAVAQQHFISEAFFNLMGAYLCGLEAGTLASARTSDDLLVAKARAYIRERFRDPECTPASVALAMGVSLRALQRRFQATGSSLSDCLIGTRLDHVCDRLMGQKHAGTSERISSIAFDAGFNDLSYFNRQFRDRLGVPPGEYRLHAATSSAKDPTQ; encoded by the coding sequence ATGCCGTCTGACGAGACAAACCGCCTGGCATCACTGGATGTGTTTCAGGCTGGTGTACGCAATGTTTGCGGGCAGTTTCTGGTTTCGCCGCCGGATGGCGCGCGTGATATGCGCGGCGTGATCAGCCTGAAACGACGCCAGGCGCTGTCCGTCGCGGTTGTGCGCAACAGCGCTGCACGCATCAACCGGGACTGGCGCTGCATCCGTCAGGATTCAGCCGAGCACCTGTTTCTGGTTCTGCAAAAATCGGGGCACTCGGTCATGCGGCAGGGCGATGCCGATGTGCGTCTCGCGCCCGGCGATTTCATCATGATCGATTCTGCCTATCCCTCCCGCTTCCTCTATGGCGATAGCGGCAGCCTCCAGTATTCCGTCCATCTGAACCGCTCCGAATTTGCCCACCGCTTTGGTACTGCAGCGCTTGGCGGCTGTCCGATTCCTGGCTCGACCGAAATCGGCATGGCCCTTCGCGCCACCATCGACCGCATGGTGAACACGGAAGATGCCGTAGCCCAGCAGCATTTCATCAGCGAGGCCTTCTTCAATCTGATGGGCGCCTATCTCTGCGGGCTGGAAGCGGGTACCCTTGCCTCCGCTCGCACCAGCGATGACCTTCTTGTGGCCAAGGCGCGCGCCTATATTCGCGAGCGCTTCCGCGATCCCGAGTGCACCCCTGCAAGCGTCGCACTGGCGATGGGTGTTAGCCTTCGTGCCCTGCAGCGCCGGTTTCAGGCCACGGGTTCCTCGCTTTCGGACTGCCTCATCGGCACACGGCTCGATCATGTCTGCGACCGCCTCATGGGCCAGAAACACGCAGGCACATCGGAGCGGATCTCCAGCATTGCGTTCGATGCCGGCTTCAATGACCTGTCCTATTTCAATCGCCAGTTCCGGGACCGGTTGGGGGTTCCACCCGGCGAATACCGCCTGCATGCAGCGACGTCATCGGCCAAAGACCCGACGCAATAG